One window of Candidatus Nitrospira kreftii genomic DNA carries:
- a CDS encoding hypothetical protein (conserved protein of unknown function), producing the protein MIDRIVAKSGLAIRLTDERWAHITEEHGELAGLRSTVLETVSHPDRVLLGGDGELMAVREVEVGKHLVAAYREQTDDGFIITAFLTRRIRSLEKRRQVWP; encoded by the coding sequence ATGATTGACCGCATTGTTGCCAAGAGTGGCCTTGCCATTCGGCTCACGGATGAACGATGGGCACATATCACGGAGGAACATGGTGAGCTCGCCGGGTTGCGCTCGACCGTGCTGGAAACAGTGTCGCATCCCGATCGTGTTCTGCTCGGAGGCGATGGAGAGCTGATGGCTGTTCGCGAAGTCGAAGTAGGAAAGCATCTTGTGGCGGCTTATCGAGAACAAACCGACGACGGCTTCATCATCACGGCATTTCTCACCCGCCGCATTCGGTCGCTGGAGAAGAGGAGGCAGGTATGGCCATAG
- a CDS encoding hypothetical protein (conserved protein of unknown function), with amino-acid sequence MAIADIQEYLKLIPVVNRAPQHAVWLTYDAEADTLYVNYKKPSHATDSEMTDEDVIIRYEGDEVIGFTVLHAGKRLKKTA; translated from the coding sequence ATGGCCATAGCGGATATTCAGGAGTACTTGAAACTGATTCCAGTCGTCAATCGGGCGCCACAGCATGCCGTGTGGCTGACCTATGATGCAGAAGCCGACACGCTCTACGTCAATTACAAGAAACCTAGTCATGCCACTGACAGCGAGATGACCGATGAAGACGTCATCATTCGTTATGAGGGTGATGAAGTTATCGGTTTTACCGTGTTACACGCGGGCAAGCGACTCAAAAAAACGGCCTAA
- a CDS encoding hypothetical protein (conserved membrane protein of unknown function), giving the protein MLTGEISTTHCPKCQTQRSEGAEKCTRCGIIFAKYKSLTGKARLSPSKPAFTESEWFLTAKQWLIESDTTTESMTFYGRAVVFVAMVWWGWAFITTPLETNYTGESFLHLINLPFHEAGHLIFMPFGRFMTILGGTLGQILMPMICLGTFLIKTRDPFGAAVALWWTAESMMDIAPYINDARALDLMLIGGVTGKETDGHDWNNTLTMLNLLEWDHRLAHLTYNIGILLMLGSFLWGGALLLRHYRRLST; this is encoded by the coding sequence ATGCTTACGGGGGAGATATCTACAACACACTGTCCGAAGTGTCAGACTCAACGATCTGAGGGAGCGGAGAAGTGTACCCGATGCGGGATTATCTTTGCCAAATATAAATCGCTTACGGGAAAGGCGCGGCTTTCGCCATCCAAGCCGGCTTTTACAGAGTCCGAATGGTTTCTGACAGCCAAGCAATGGCTGATTGAATCAGACACGACGACCGAATCCATGACCTTCTACGGCCGGGCGGTTGTGTTTGTGGCCATGGTGTGGTGGGGGTGGGCCTTTATCACAACGCCGCTCGAGACGAATTACACCGGCGAATCGTTCCTGCATTTGATCAATCTGCCTTTTCACGAAGCCGGCCATCTCATCTTCATGCCGTTCGGTCGCTTCATGACGATTCTGGGAGGCACGCTCGGCCAGATTCTTATGCCGATGATCTGTCTCGGCACATTTCTGATCAAGACTCGTGATCCGTTCGGCGCGGCAGTGGCCTTGTGGTGGACAGCAGAAAGCATGATGGACATCGCCCCTTACATCAACGATGCGCGTGCGCTCGATCTCATGCTCATCGGTGGAGTAACCGGAAAAGAAACCGACGGCCACGACTGGAACAACACCCTGACGATGCTGAATCTTTTGGAGTGGGACCATCGGCTCGCGCACCTCACGTACAATATCGGGATTCTCCTGATGCTCGGCTCCTTCCTCTGGGGAGGCGCACTCTTGCTGCGCCACTATCGCCGTCTCTCGACCTAA
- a CDS encoding Potassium-transporting ATPase subunit F, whose protein sequence is MNVMYVLSGIVSVGLLIYLMITLLKAEWF, encoded by the coding sequence ATGAATGTGATGTATGTGCTGAGCGGAATTGTGTCTGTCGGTCTGTTGATCTATCTCATGATCACGTTGCTGAAGGCGGAGTGGTTCTAA
- a CDS encoding potassium translocating ATPase, subunit A has protein sequence MTTNAIFQVLVFFVVLLALVKPLGWYMARVYEGKPFGLDRLLGPVERVLYRLCGVRPADEMDWKRYGVAMLLFNAAGLFFLYGLQRLQGLLPLNPANLGAVAPDLAFNTAASFTTNTNWQAYGGETTLSYLTQMLGLTVQNFVSAATGMAVLVALIRGLSRSTSTTLGNFWSDLVRSTLYILLPLALLLSVLLVSQGVVQTFSSYQAATLLHPAGYDKPVTDTNGQAALDEQGKTKTEPATAIEQILAVGPAASQIAIKQLGTNGGGFFNVNSSHPFENATPFSNFLEVLAIVLIPAALCYMFGKMVGDTRQGWVLLAAMTILLLCFVPLGLWAEQSGNPLLIGVNQQVKAGLTGGNMEGKELRFGITQSVLWSAVTTAASNGSVNSMHDSYTPLGGLVPLFLMQFGEVVFGGVGSGLYGMIVFAIIAVFVAGLMVGRTPEYLGKKIEPYEMKMAALLILIMPIVVLGFTALAISTEIGRSSILNPGPHGFSEVLYAYTSQGNNNGSAFAGFNANAPFYNLTGGLAMLISRFWLAIPTLALAGALARKKVVPAGPGTLPTHTPLFVILLIGVVVMVGALTFLPALALGPIVEELMMRG, from the coding sequence ATGACTACCAATGCGATCTTTCAAGTGCTTGTGTTCTTCGTCGTGCTGCTCGCACTCGTGAAGCCGCTAGGCTGGTACATGGCGAGAGTGTATGAAGGCAAACCTTTTGGCTTGGACCGTCTCCTCGGTCCGGTTGAACGGGTCCTGTATCGGCTCTGTGGCGTCCGACCGGCCGATGAGATGGACTGGAAACGCTACGGGGTGGCCATGCTGCTCTTCAATGCGGCCGGGCTCTTCTTTCTCTATGGCTTGCAGCGGCTGCAGGGCCTTTTGCCCCTCAACCCGGCCAATCTTGGTGCTGTGGCACCCGACTTGGCTTTCAACACGGCCGCGAGCTTCACGACTAATACCAACTGGCAGGCGTATGGCGGGGAAACCACCCTCAGTTACTTGACCCAGATGCTCGGCCTGACCGTGCAGAACTTCGTCTCCGCCGCGACGGGAATGGCGGTGCTCGTTGCATTGATCCGGGGGTTGAGCCGGAGCACGTCAACGACGCTTGGAAATTTTTGGAGCGACCTGGTCCGCAGCACCCTCTACATTCTTCTCCCTCTGGCTCTGCTGTTATCCGTTCTCCTGGTGTCTCAGGGTGTCGTCCAGACCTTCAGCTCATATCAGGCGGCGACTCTGCTGCACCCGGCGGGTTACGACAAGCCCGTGACCGATACGAACGGCCAGGCTGCGCTCGATGAACAGGGGAAGACAAAAACCGAGCCTGCCACAGCAATCGAGCAGATCCTGGCAGTGGGCCCGGCTGCATCCCAGATTGCCATCAAGCAACTCGGCACGAACGGCGGAGGATTCTTCAACGTCAATTCCTCTCATCCGTTCGAGAACGCAACACCATTCTCCAATTTTCTGGAAGTCCTGGCGATCGTTCTTATCCCAGCCGCGCTCTGCTATATGTTCGGCAAAATGGTCGGGGATACCCGTCAAGGTTGGGTACTGCTCGCCGCCATGACCATTCTCCTGCTCTGTTTTGTTCCCCTCGGGCTATGGGCTGAGCAAAGCGGCAACCCGCTTCTGATTGGCGTCAATCAGCAGGTCAAGGCCGGGCTGACCGGGGGAAATATGGAAGGTAAGGAGTTGCGCTTCGGCATTACCCAATCGGTCCTCTGGTCTGCTGTGACGACGGCCGCTTCCAATGGCTCGGTGAACTCAATGCACGATTCGTATACGCCGCTGGGTGGACTCGTCCCGCTGTTCCTCATGCAGTTCGGCGAGGTGGTCTTCGGTGGAGTGGGATCAGGCCTGTACGGCATGATCGTTTTCGCTATCATCGCCGTGTTCGTCGCCGGCCTCATGGTGGGACGGACACCTGAATATTTAGGCAAGAAGATCGAACCCTATGAGATGAAAATGGCCGCGCTTCTCATTCTTATCATGCCGATCGTCGTCTTGGGTTTCACCGCGCTTGCGATCAGCACTGAGATAGGCCGATCGTCTATCCTGAACCCCGGTCCTCATGGGTTCAGCGAGGTCCTTTACGCCTATACCTCGCAGGGCAACAACAACGGCAGCGCGTTCGCGGGGTTCAACGCCAATGCGCCATTTTACAATTTGACAGGGGGACTCGCGATGTTGATATCCCGCTTCTGGCTGGCGATTCCCACTCTGGCGCTTGCAGGGGCCCTCGCCCGCAAGAAAGTGGTGCCGGCCGGTCCTGGAACCTTGCCGACCCACACCCCGCTGTTCGTGATTCTCTTAATCGGCGTGGTGGTGATGGTCGGGGCGCTCACGTTTCTTCCGGCTCTGGCCTTGGGGCCGATCGTCGAGGAACTGATGATGAGAGGATAA
- a CDS encoding potassium translocating ATPase, subunit B has translation MSISTKAHKSKSLFDAALVRLAWRDAVVKLDPRHQVKNPVMFVVWVGSILTTLLLLQAIVGAGEAPTWFIFAIALWLWFTVLFANFAEAMAEGRGKAQADSLRRTRRELTAKRLGTVDPGSEHYAMWNRQFQRRDTFSVVSANQLKKGDVVLVEAGDIIPVDGEVVEGVASVNESAITGESAPVIRESGGDRSAVTGGTKILSDWLIVRVTASSGESFLDRMIAMVEGAKRQKTPNEIALTILLAALTIIFLLATVTLLPFSLYSVQAMGKGTPVTVTVLVALLVCLIPTTIGALLSAIGIAGMDRMVQANVIAMSGKAVEAAGDVDVLLLDKTGTITLGNRQATAFLPAEGADIQTLAAAAQLSSLADETPEGRSIVVLAKEKYGLRAREIHEMGATFIPFTAQTRMSGVNLDGRQIRKGSADAIEVYVTSQGGQFSQVVRLNVETIAKQGGTPLVVAERDKVLGVIALQDIVKGGIRERFGELRRMGIKTVMITGDNPQTAAAVAAEAGVDDFLAQATPEAKLKLIRDLQSEGRLVAMTGDGTNDAPALAQADVAVAMNTGTQAAKEAGNLVDLDSNPTKLIEIVEIGKQLLMTRGALTTFSIANDVAKYFAIIPAAFATTYPVLNALNVMQLATPQSAVLSAVIFNALIIIALIPLALRGIKYRPSGAEFLLRRHLLIYGLGGMAVPFVGIKLIDMILVALHLV, from the coding sequence ATGAGTATCTCGACAAAAGCACACAAATCCAAGTCACTTTTCGATGCCGCACTGGTTCGCCTGGCGTGGCGCGACGCCGTCGTCAAACTTGATCCTCGTCATCAAGTCAAAAATCCGGTCATGTTCGTGGTGTGGGTAGGAAGTATCTTGACGACGCTTCTATTGCTGCAGGCGATAGTCGGGGCAGGGGAAGCGCCGACTTGGTTCATTTTTGCCATCGCCCTCTGGCTCTGGTTCACGGTGCTGTTCGCCAACTTTGCGGAAGCTATGGCGGAAGGCCGTGGAAAAGCGCAAGCCGATTCGCTCCGGCGCACGCGCCGAGAGCTCACGGCTAAGAGGCTTGGTACGGTCGATCCGGGAAGCGAGCACTATGCCATGTGGAACCGACAGTTCCAGCGGCGCGATACGTTCAGCGTGGTGTCGGCGAATCAGCTCAAGAAAGGTGATGTGGTTCTCGTCGAGGCAGGGGACATCATTCCGGTCGACGGCGAAGTCGTGGAGGGCGTAGCGTCAGTGAACGAGAGCGCTATTACCGGCGAGAGTGCGCCCGTCATTCGAGAAAGCGGCGGCGACCGCAGTGCCGTCACAGGGGGCACGAAGATTCTGTCCGATTGGCTTATCGTTCGTGTTACGGCCAGTTCAGGAGAAAGCTTCCTGGATCGGATGATTGCCATGGTGGAAGGAGCCAAACGTCAGAAAACGCCGAATGAAATCGCCCTCACTATTCTCCTCGCTGCTCTCACCATCATCTTTCTCCTGGCAACGGTGACCCTGTTGCCGTTCTCTCTGTACAGCGTGCAGGCCATGGGGAAAGGGACGCCGGTCACTGTCACTGTGTTGGTGGCACTCTTGGTCTGCCTGATCCCGACGACAATTGGCGCTCTCCTCTCCGCGATCGGGATTGCCGGCATGGACCGCATGGTGCAAGCCAACGTCATCGCGATGTCGGGAAAAGCCGTTGAAGCGGCGGGGGACGTGGACGTCCTGCTGCTGGATAAGACCGGCACCATCACGCTGGGAAACCGTCAGGCGACCGCCTTCCTTCCAGCGGAAGGAGCAGACATCCAGACGCTGGCCGCCGCCGCCCAACTCTCATCGTTGGCGGACGAGACACCGGAGGGCCGCAGCATCGTTGTTTTGGCGAAAGAGAAGTATGGATTACGCGCCCGAGAGATCCATGAGATGGGCGCCACATTTATTCCTTTCACGGCTCAGACGCGGATGAGCGGGGTCAACCTTGACGGACGACAGATCCGCAAGGGATCGGCGGATGCGATCGAAGTCTATGTGACGTCGCAGGGAGGACAGTTTTCTCAGGTTGTCCGGCTGAATGTCGAAACGATTGCCAAACAAGGTGGAACACCACTGGTGGTAGCAGAGAGGGACAAGGTGCTCGGGGTGATTGCGCTGCAAGACATCGTTAAGGGGGGGATCCGGGAGCGGTTCGGTGAACTACGCCGGATGGGCATCAAAACGGTCATGATCACCGGCGACAATCCACAAACAGCAGCAGCCGTGGCGGCGGAGGCCGGGGTGGATGATTTCCTGGCGCAGGCCACGCCGGAGGCAAAGCTCAAGTTGATCCGCGATCTTCAATCCGAAGGCCGCCTTGTGGCCATGACCGGGGACGGAACAAACGACGCGCCGGCGCTGGCGCAGGCAGACGTTGCCGTCGCAATGAACACCGGGACCCAGGCGGCAAAGGAGGCGGGGAACCTGGTCGATCTGGATTCCAATCCCACGAAGCTCATCGAAATCGTGGAAATCGGCAAGCAATTGCTCATGACCCGCGGCGCGTTGACCACGTTCAGCATTGCCAACGATGTGGCCAAGTACTTCGCCATCATTCCCGCAGCCTTCGCCACGACCTATCCAGTGCTCAACGCATTGAACGTGATGCAGTTGGCGACCCCACAGAGCGCCGTCCTCTCTGCGGTCATCTTCAATGCGCTGATCATCATCGCGCTCATTCCGCTTGCGCTACGAGGCATCAAGTACCGACCCAGTGGCGCAGAATTCCTGTTGCGACGGCATCTCTTGATCTATGGATTGGGGGGTATGGCGGTGCCCTTCGTCGGCATCAAGCTAATCGATATGATTCTGGTGGCCTTGCATCTTGTTTAA
- a CDS encoding potassium-transporting ATPase subunit KdpC yields the protein MKDQIRPALIMLLLLTVLTGLVYPLAVTGLAQLLFPDQANGSLIVREGRVIGSRLIGQYFDKPEYFWSRPSATAPFPYNAAASGGSNLGPTNPVLIEAVNARVAALRAADPGNDLPIPVDLVTASGSGLDPHISPAAAQYQAKRVARARSLDESTVQTLVVQHTEGRQFGLLGERRVNVLQLNLALDALRR from the coding sequence ATGAAAGACCAAATAAGGCCCGCCCTGATCATGCTGTTACTTCTGACTGTCTTGACGGGGCTAGTCTATCCGCTGGCGGTCACCGGGCTGGCCCAACTGTTGTTCCCGGACCAGGCGAACGGCAGCTTGATCGTGCGCGAAGGTAGGGTGATCGGATCTAGGTTGATCGGACAGTATTTTGACAAACCGGAGTATTTCTGGAGCCGACCGTCGGCGACCGCCCCATTTCCCTACAACGCCGCTGCGTCGGGCGGGTCGAACCTCGGACCTACCAACCCGGTGTTGATCGAGGCCGTCAACGCGAGAGTGGCCGCCTTGCGAGCCGCAGATCCGGGCAACGATTTGCCCATACCAGTCGACCTAGTTACCGCCTCCGGTAGCGGGCTGGACCCCCACATCAGCCCGGCGGCTGCGCAGTACCAGGCAAAGCGAGTGGCCCGAGCGCGCAGCCTGGACGAGAGCACCGTGCAGACGCTGGTTGTTCAGCACACGGAAGGCCGCCAGTTCGGATTGCTGGGTGAGCGAAGAGTCAATGTCTTGCAGCTGAATCTTGCGCTTGATGCGCTGCGTCGCTGA
- a CDS encoding Sensor protein KdpD, which produces MDTQRPDPDALLRRVQAEEARQAEGKLKVFFGANPGVGKTYAMLEAAHEQRREGIDVVIGVVETHGRAETEALVDGLETLPRRAVDYRGTVLQEFDLDAALARRPAVILIDELAHSNAPGLRHAKRWQDVQELLKVGITIYTTVNVQHLESLNDVVAKITGVRVRETVPDSILERADDVELIDLPPDDLLQRLKEGKVYVPEQVQHAIHNFFTKGNLIALRELALRRTAERVDQQMEVYRRDHAVVRTWPAAETIIVCVNTKPRGPRLIRAARQMAADLHAKWIAVYVQLPRHVGLPQPERDRLVQTLRLAQQLGAETVTLNGENVAQELLSYAQSRNATKIIVGKPVRPWWKEWILGSVVSDLIHQSGEIDIYVITGEAGEGRPLVSRSFRRTSEVSGYVHASLGVLIATAVAWLMFPYFAAANLIMMYLMAVIVIAIRWGRGPSVLASILSVGAFDFFFVPPYLTFVVSDAQYLLTFGVMLGVALVISNLAVRLHQQAELARYREKRTGVLYAMSRDLATHRGTGMLAQLAAQHLRDVFDAQVAIFLADADKRVQLQRGELLFFELDPKEAGVAQWVYDHSGRAGLGTDTLPGASALYLPLVCSTGPIGVIALRPKSAALLLDPEQLHLLESLVNQVALALERTRLSDEAQQAHVRAETERMRNAILSSVSHDLRTPLATITGAASSLVEGQDELNSATRHDLARSIYREADRLDRLLKNLLDMMRLEVGAIRLSKEWHPLDEVIGAALARLEGRLRDHTVKTAIPADLPLVLVDGVLLEQVVINLVENAVKYAPAGTAIDLVASATEHQFVVEVADQGPGIPSGEESRIFDKFYRGRLAREGGVGLGLTICRGIVEAHGGRILVENRSGGGALFRFSIPLPDRQPSVETEKTETRQD; this is translated from the coding sequence ATGGACACGCAACGACCAGATCCAGATGCGCTGTTGAGACGCGTGCAGGCTGAAGAGGCCCGGCAAGCGGAGGGCAAACTCAAGGTGTTCTTCGGCGCCAACCCCGGCGTGGGGAAAACTTATGCCATGCTGGAGGCAGCGCACGAGCAGCGTCGTGAGGGTATTGATGTCGTCATCGGGGTCGTAGAGACACATGGTCGGGCGGAGACTGAGGCTCTGGTCGACGGACTCGAGACCCTCCCGCGCCGGGCCGTCGACTATCGCGGCACAGTGCTGCAGGAATTCGACCTTGACGCGGCGCTCGCGCGTCGCCCCGCTGTCATCCTCATCGACGAACTCGCACACAGCAACGCGCCGGGCCTGCGCCATGCCAAACGTTGGCAGGATGTTCAAGAATTACTCAAAGTCGGCATCACAATTTACACGACCGTGAACGTACAGCATCTGGAAAGCCTGAACGATGTGGTCGCGAAGATTACCGGCGTGCGGGTGCGTGAGACCGTCCCGGATTCCATACTTGAACGGGCGGATGACGTGGAGTTGATCGATCTTCCTCCTGACGATCTTCTTCAGCGGCTCAAAGAGGGAAAAGTGTACGTTCCCGAACAGGTCCAGCATGCAATTCACAATTTCTTCACCAAAGGCAATCTGATCGCGCTTCGTGAACTCGCCTTACGCCGCACGGCCGAGCGGGTCGACCAGCAGATGGAGGTCTACCGGCGCGACCACGCGGTGGTGCGAACCTGGCCGGCCGCGGAAACCATAATAGTCTGCGTGAACACGAAGCCGCGAGGTCCGCGTTTGATCAGGGCCGCTCGCCAAATGGCAGCAGACCTTCATGCGAAGTGGATTGCGGTCTATGTGCAGCTTCCCCGGCATGTTGGCTTGCCGCAACCCGAACGGGATCGCCTGGTACAAACATTGAGATTGGCACAGCAGTTAGGGGCCGAAACCGTTACGCTTAACGGCGAAAACGTCGCCCAAGAACTCTTGAGCTACGCACAGAGCCGAAACGCGACGAAGATTATTGTGGGGAAACCGGTCAGGCCGTGGTGGAAAGAATGGATATTGGGGTCAGTCGTATCCGACCTTATACACCAAAGTGGAGAAATCGATATCTATGTCATTACGGGAGAGGCCGGCGAAGGGCGACCGCTCGTCAGCCGAAGTTTCCGAAGAACCAGCGAGGTTTCCGGATATGTCCATGCCTCACTTGGGGTGTTGATTGCGACGGCGGTCGCCTGGCTGATGTTTCCATATTTCGCGGCGGCGAATTTGATCATGATGTATCTCATGGCCGTGATCGTCATCGCGATTCGTTGGGGTCGTGGGCCGTCGGTGCTGGCTTCAATCTTGAGCGTCGGAGCTTTTGATTTCTTCTTCGTACCACCCTACCTCACCTTCGTGGTGTCCGATGCCCAATATCTTCTCACATTCGGCGTGATGTTGGGGGTGGCCTTGGTGATCAGCAATCTGGCCGTGCGTCTTCACCAGCAAGCCGAGCTGGCCCGCTACCGAGAAAAACGCACGGGAGTGCTCTACGCCATGAGCCGAGATCTCGCCACCCATCGGGGCACAGGCATGCTGGCACAACTTGCGGCCCAGCATCTTCGGGATGTGTTTGACGCACAGGTAGCGATATTCCTCGCGGATGCGGACAAACGGGTACAGCTACAACGCGGGGAGCTCCTGTTTTTTGAGTTGGACCCAAAGGAGGCGGGTGTGGCTCAATGGGTATATGACCACAGTGGGCGAGCCGGGCTCGGGACCGATACGCTTCCGGGAGCCAGCGCTCTGTACTTACCGCTCGTGTGCTCGACCGGACCGATCGGAGTCATCGCGCTCCGACCGAAGAGTGCCGCGCTGCTGCTGGACCCCGAGCAGTTGCATTTACTGGAATCTCTGGTGAATCAGGTGGCGTTGGCGCTCGAACGGACTCGCTTATCGGACGAGGCGCAACAGGCTCACGTGCGCGCGGAAACGGAGCGTATGCGGAATGCCATTCTTAGCTCGGTGTCTCACGACCTGCGAACGCCGCTCGCGACCATCACCGGGGCCGCCAGCAGTTTGGTGGAGGGGCAGGACGAGCTGAATTCCGCTACTCGGCACGATCTAGCTCGATCTATCTATCGAGAGGCAGATCGACTGGACCGTCTGCTGAAAAATCTTCTAGATATGATGCGACTTGAAGTAGGGGCCATACGACTGAGCAAAGAGTGGCATCCTCTGGATGAGGTCATTGGTGCGGCGTTGGCTAGACTGGAGGGTCGGTTGCGAGATCATACCGTCAAGACAGCGATTCCCGCCGATCTGCCACTGGTGCTGGTCGATGGAGTGCTGCTGGAACAAGTGGTCATCAACCTTGTGGAAAATGCCGTCAAGTATGCGCCCGCAGGAACCGCGATAGATCTTGTCGCGTCGGCGACGGAGCACCAGTTCGTTGTCGAAGTGGCCGATCAAGGACCAGGAATCCCCTCCGGCGAGGAGTCCCGCATTTTCGACAAATTCTATCGCGGTAGGCTTGCGCGAGAAGGAGGGGTTGGGCTCGGGCTAACGATTTGTCGCGGTATCGTCGAAGCGCATGGTGGACGAATTTTGGTAGAGAATCGATCGGGAGGCGGCGCCCTCTTTCGCTTCTCGATCCCGCTGCCGGATCGGCAACCGTCTGTGGAGACAGAGAAAACAGAAACTCGACAAGACTGA
- a CDS encoding DNA-binding response regulator in two-component regulatory system with KdpD, which produces MSQEATILLIEDEPEIRRFLRTTLPVHGFRLYEAATGRDGLTEAQARNPDLILLDLGLPDLEGSEVIRRVREWTATPIIVLSARDQEQVKVAALDLGADDYVTKPFGVNELLARMRAALRHAAQSADAPESVFVLHDLKVDLGRRQVFVLGKEVHLTPIEYKLFTTLIRYAGKVLTHRQLLKEVWGPLHVEEGHYLRVYMRQLRNKLEKNPAHPRYLVTELGVGYRLRAE; this is translated from the coding sequence ATGTCACAGGAAGCCACGATACTCCTCATCGAAGACGAACCAGAAATTCGCCGATTTCTGCGGACGACGCTGCCTGTCCATGGTTTTCGGTTGTACGAGGCTGCAACAGGGCGGGATGGGCTTACCGAAGCCCAAGCAAGAAATCCTGACCTGATTCTACTGGACCTCGGTCTTCCGGATCTCGAGGGGAGCGAGGTCATTCGACGGGTGCGGGAATGGACTGCCACTCCCATCATCGTGCTTTCGGCTCGAGATCAGGAACAGGTCAAAGTGGCGGCACTTGACCTCGGCGCTGACGATTATGTGACCAAGCCGTTCGGAGTCAACGAACTCCTTGCACGGATGCGTGCGGCACTTCGCCACGCCGCTCAATCTGCCGATGCCCCTGAGTCGGTGTTTGTGCTCCACGATCTGAAGGTCGATCTCGGTCGACGACAGGTATTTGTCTTAGGGAAGGAAGTTCATCTCACACCGATCGAATACAAGCTATTCACCACGTTGATTCGGTATGCCGGAAAAGTACTGACTCACCGTCAGCTTTTGAAAGAGGTCTGGGGTCCGCTCCATGTGGAGGAAGGACATTATCTACGGGTCTATATGCGACAGTTGAGAAACAAACTGGAGAAAAACCCCGCTCATCCTCGGTACCTTGTGACGGAACTAGGAGTTGGGTATCGACTCCGCGCGGAGTAA
- a CDS encoding hypothetical protein (conserved protein of unknown function), producing MIYAKTINHCYSWCVWISVPLIVVELFAIAPTCLAQHLSQASEEPTIVGAGSASSMDFIPSDWHYGAYVDVGYVGNFNSPDNHLWRSRATAAHHNELSPNMGLAYVRKDVSTSSRWGMELGFQGGRDSEEFAFLVGERRVDGSDLLRHVHRANVSYLAPVGKGLTITTGLFNSLVGYESLYAKDNANYTRSWIADNSPYMMLGVNVQYPLSEQFTVSAFIVNSYYHLAHPNDLPSYGGRWIWKATPRLTLTQTLYGGPDQAQTSLEFWRLYGNHIAEWKGHDLTVVASFDIGTENIAGRIGSPRAFVMGGNMVVRWQISGPWAVAVRPEFYWDRNGRWTGVEQFVKAVTSTVEYQFPYRWMNTVVKVEHRYDESTGIGGGFFKNGELRPGVAGLAPGQHLLLLGVLISFDSP from the coding sequence ATGATCTACGCGAAGACCATCAATCATTGCTACAGCTGGTGCGTTTGGATCAGCGTGCCGTTGATCGTAGTAGAGCTATTTGCAATAGCGCCTACTTGTTTGGCCCAGCACTTGAGCCAGGCATCGGAAGAACCCACGATAGTTGGTGCTGGTTCGGCTAGCTCCATGGACTTTATCCCATCTGATTGGCACTACGGAGCCTACGTGGATGTCGGGTACGTCGGGAATTTCAACTCTCCCGATAACCACCTTTGGCGTAGCCGCGCCACAGCCGCTCATCATAACGAGTTGTCTCCCAATATGGGCTTGGCCTATGTGCGGAAGGATGTCAGCACGTCCTCACGCTGGGGGATGGAGCTGGGGTTCCAGGGGGGGCGGGACTCAGAAGAGTTCGCATTCTTGGTGGGAGAACGACGCGTCGATGGGTCGGATCTGCTCCGGCACGTCCATCGCGCCAACGTCTCGTATCTTGCACCGGTCGGCAAAGGGCTGACGATCACCACCGGCTTGTTCAACAGTCTGGTGGGGTACGAATCGCTCTACGCGAAAGACAACGCCAACTATACGCGGTCATGGATCGCCGACAACAGCCCCTACATGATGTTGGGTGTGAACGTTCAGTATCCTCTGAGCGAGCAGTTCACGGTCTCGGCTTTCATTGTGAATAGCTACTACCATCTGGCGCATCCGAACGATCTTCCCAGTTATGGGGGGCGATGGATCTGGAAGGCCACGCCACGGCTCACCCTGACTCAAACTCTCTACGGAGGGCCGGACCAAGCACAGACCTCCCTGGAGTTCTGGCGTCTGTACGGAAATCATATCGCAGAGTGGAAAGGCCACGATCTGACGGTGGTTGCGTCGTTCGATATTGGGACGGAAAACATTGCCGGACGGATTGGGAGCCCTCGGGCATTTGTCATGGGTGGCAATATGGTCGTGCGATGGCAGATCAGCGGGCCGTGGGCTGTTGCGGTTCGGCCTGAGTTCTACTGGGATCGGAATGGACGGTGGACCGGTGTCGAGCAGTTCGTCAAGGCCGTTACGTCGACGGTGGAGTACCAGTTTCCATATCGTTGGATGAATACGGTCGTGAAGGTCGAGCACCGTTACGATGAATCAACAGGAATCGGCGGCGGCTTTTTCAAGAATGGCGAGCTCCGTCCCGGTGTTGCCGGTCTTGCGCCGGGGCAACATCTGCTTTTGCTGGGGGTGCTTATCAGTTTCGACTCACCGTAA